The following coding sequences are from one Microbulbifer sp. TB1203 window:
- a CDS encoding toll/interleukin-1 receptor domain-containing protein, which produces MEKPYHLFVSYASEDEAYVSQLAKSLKYLGLRVWFAPLSLKIGDKLLDSINAGLVASEYGLVVLSSFYIEKSWTKYELDVLHRQHIEQDKRLFPLWHGVEKNQLDAWNPGLSGIVALKSTESAPSISEKIAEVVYQSCPLRGITPSYENPQWRFLQGRGELFANNEDGGTFNLFEAAEFPDKYFPLYIHDRTYTKKQIVLEVAKALYYRSHDELRLSREREARMKALCKEHGYDLEAPGFDPAICC; this is translated from the coding sequence ATGGAAAAACCGTATCACCTTTTTGTCTCTTACGCGTCGGAAGATGAGGCGTACGTAAGTCAGTTAGCGAAGTCGTTGAAATATCTAGGGCTCCGGGTCTGGTTCGCACCGTTGAGTCTGAAAATCGGCGATAAGTTGCTTGATTCCATCAATGCCGGATTGGTGGCATCTGAATATGGCCTAGTCGTTTTGTCGTCGTTTTACATTGAGAAATCCTGGACTAAGTATGAATTGGATGTACTGCATAGGCAGCATATAGAACAAGACAAGAGGCTTTTCCCACTTTGGCATGGTGTAGAAAAGAATCAACTGGATGCATGGAATCCTGGCTTGTCTGGAATTGTGGCGTTAAAAAGCACTGAAAGTGCGCCGTCTATTTCCGAAAAAATAGCTGAAGTCGTTTACCAAAGCTGCCCGCTTCGAGGAATAACTCCGTCTTATGAAAACCCACAATGGCGTTTTCTCCAGGGGCGCGGTGAACTGTTTGCAAATAACGAAGACGGTGGCACTTTCAATTTATTCGAGGCGGCGGAGTTTCCCGATAAATATTTTCCGTTGTATATCCATGATCGGACTTACACCAAAAAACAAATTGTGCTTGAAGTGGCGAAGGCGCTCTACTACCGAAGCCATGACGAATTGCGCTTATCACGTGAGCGAGAGGCTAGAATGAAAGCGCTTTGTAAAGAGCATGGTTATGATCTTGAGGCACCGGGTTTTGATCCAGCTATTTGTTGCTAA